One segment of Carassius auratus strain Wakin chromosome 2, ASM336829v1, whole genome shotgun sequence DNA contains the following:
- the LOC113115062 gene encoding prohibitin-2-like isoform X2: MEESCARRVEGGQRAVIFNRIGGMQLDTVLAEGLHFRLPWFQYPVIYDIRVRPRKISSLTGSKDLQMVNIGLRVLSRPIASKLPVMYQQLGKDYDERVLPSIVNEVLKSVVAKFNASQLITQRAQVSLLIRRDLIERAKDFNIILDDVAITELSFSKEYTAAVERKQVAQQEAQRAQFYVEKAKQDQRQKIIQAEGEAEAAKMLGQAVMKNPGYLKLRRIRAAQNIAKTVAASQNKVYLSADSLILNLQDRSFNKPSLGK, translated from the exons ATGGAGGAAAGCTGTGCAAGAAGAG TGGAGGGTGGCCAGAGAGCCGTTATCTTCAACAGAATTGGAGGGATGCAGTTGGACACTGTGCTTGCAGAAGGATTGCACTTCAG ATTGCCGTGGTTCCAGTACCCCGTCATCTATGACATTCGAGTTAGGCCCAGGAAGATTTCATCCCTCACTGGAAGCAAAG ATCTTCAGATGGTAAACATTGGTCTTCGTGTGCTGTCTCGACCCATTGCCTCCAAATTGCCGGTCATGTACCAGCAGCTGGGGAAAGACTATGATGAGCGTGTGCTTCCTTCTATCGTCAATGAGGTGTTGAAGAGTGTGGTGGCCAAGTTCAATGCCTCCCAACTGATCACACAGAGAGCTCAG GTGTCACTACTCATAAGGCGAGATCTAATCGAAAGAGCTAAAGACTTTAACATCATCCTGGATGACGTGGCTATTACAGAACTCAGCTTCAGCAAAGAGTACACCGCTGCTGTGGAGAGAAAACAAGTCG CCCAGCAGGAGGCCCAAAGGGCTCAGTTCTATGTAGAGAAGGCCAAACAAGACCAGAGACAGAAGATAATACAGGCTGAGGGTGAAGCTGAGGCTGCTAAAATG TTGGGTCAAGCTGTTATGAAGAACCCTGGTTACCTAAAACTCAGACGTATCAGAGCAGCCCAAAATATTGCCAAAACG GTGGCAGCTTCTCAGAACAAGGTGTACCTGAGTGCAGACAGCCTCATCTTGAACCTCCAGGACCGCTCTTTCAACAA GCCGTCACTGGGGAAATGA
- the LOC113115062 gene encoding prohibitin-2-like isoform X1, translated as MMSNDPGSFLQQLRQIVSRMGSGPRGTRLGVKLLIGAGALAYGFKEATYTVEGGQRAVIFNRIGGMQLDTVLAEGLHFRLPWFQYPVIYDIRVRPRKISSLTGSKDLQMVNIGLRVLSRPIASKLPVMYQQLGKDYDERVLPSIVNEVLKSVVAKFNASQLITQRAQVSLLIRRDLIERAKDFNIILDDVAITELSFSKEYTAAVERKQVAQQEAQRAQFYVEKAKQDQRQKIIQAEGEAEAAKMLGQAVMKNPGYLKLRRIRAAQNIAKTVAASQNKVYLSADSLILNLQDRSFNKPSLGK; from the exons AGTTTTTTGCAGCAGCTGAGGCAGATTGTCAGCAGGATGGGGTCTGGCCCACGAGGGACAAGGCTGGGTGTGAAGCTGCTCATCGGAGCCGGCGCTCTCGCCTATGGGTTCAAAGAAGCCACATACACAg TGGAGGGTGGCCAGAGAGCCGTTATCTTCAACAGAATTGGAGGGATGCAGTTGGACACTGTGCTTGCAGAAGGATTGCACTTCAG ATTGCCGTGGTTCCAGTACCCCGTCATCTATGACATTCGAGTTAGGCCCAGGAAGATTTCATCCCTCACTGGAAGCAAAG ATCTTCAGATGGTAAACATTGGTCTTCGTGTGCTGTCTCGACCCATTGCCTCCAAATTGCCGGTCATGTACCAGCAGCTGGGGAAAGACTATGATGAGCGTGTGCTTCCTTCTATCGTCAATGAGGTGTTGAAGAGTGTGGTGGCCAAGTTCAATGCCTCCCAACTGATCACACAGAGAGCTCAG GTGTCACTACTCATAAGGCGAGATCTAATCGAAAGAGCTAAAGACTTTAACATCATCCTGGATGACGTGGCTATTACAGAACTCAGCTTCAGCAAAGAGTACACCGCTGCTGTGGAGAGAAAACAAGTCG CCCAGCAGGAGGCCCAAAGGGCTCAGTTCTATGTAGAGAAGGCCAAACAAGACCAGAGACAGAAGATAATACAGGCTGAGGGTGAAGCTGAGGCTGCTAAAATG TTGGGTCAAGCTGTTATGAAGAACCCTGGTTACCTAAAACTCAGACGTATCAGAGCAGCCCAAAATATTGCCAAAACG GTGGCAGCTTCTCAGAACAAGGTGTACCTGAGTGCAGACAGCCTCATCTTGAACCTCCAGGACCGCTCTTTCAACAA GCCGTCACTGGGGAAATGA